The Microcoleus sp. FACHB-672 genome window below encodes:
- a CDS encoding calcium-binding protein: protein MAIILNDSNNVQQLVNGPDTVLGLGGQDIIQSFSGGGSALYGNADGDRLFAEGPNDTLAGGKDNDTLTSSKGRTLLFGEEDDDTINGSSIGNDSMFGGGGDDSIVGGDAATAPPSPFFPTSEELLATKNSYFGNLGDDTLTGSGGSESMYGGQGDDLLVATATSTKNFLSGDVGADTISGGGGGDTVLGDYDPRGGGDDSIVGGAGDKVYFNGNIGNDYIEVGEGSQSSVYGGQGNDFITAENAAGGADASGELILSGDKGNDTIIAAYVNDTVRGGDGNDVLSGVAGTAGSGEDTPLEQGTALEGGNGNDIIVGVGFQKLIGGAGNDSLFSTDGTDFFEAGDGNDTLDARQAESSSGLVWAGGNGDDQLLGSANVEILNGGAGNDTLYGSVGADIMTGGDGQDRFSYFQPGEFGDRIGDFVSGTDKLLFRGAGIGNLPRASGLNDAQLVVVSTYNGTTGAAGTAPLFAFETTTRNLIFDVNGSTAGGTSVVATIFGGTVTENDIQII from the coding sequence ATGGCGATCATACTCAACGATAGCAACAACGTACAGCAGCTAGTAAATGGCCCGGATACTGTACTCGGCCTGGGAGGCCAGGACATTATCCAATCTTTTAGCGGTGGGGGCAGTGCACTTTACGGTAACGCCGATGGCGACCGTCTCTTCGCTGAAGGACCAAACGACACCTTGGCTGGGGGTAAGGATAATGACACTCTGACGAGTTCCAAGGGAAGGACTTTACTATTTGGAGAGGAAGACGACGACACCATTAACGGCTCAAGTATCGGTAACGATTCGATGTTCGGCGGCGGTGGTGATGATTCTATCGTCGGTGGGGATGCTGCAACTGCACCGCCAAGTCCTTTCTTTCCGACCAGTGAAGAACTGCTGGCAACCAAAAACTCCTACTTTGGCAACCTAGGAGATGACACTCTCACCGGCAGCGGCGGCTCTGAAAGCATGTATGGTGGCCAGGGAGACGACTTGCTGGTTGCAACGGCAACTTCGACTAAAAACTTCTTGTCAGGTGACGTAGGTGCTGACACAATTTCCGGTGGCGGTGGGGGTGATACCGTCCTCGGTGATTACGACCCAAGGGGCGGCGGCGATGACAGTATTGTGGGTGGAGCCGGAGATAAAGTCTACTTCAACGGCAATATCGGCAATGACTACATAGAAGTGGGTGAAGGTTCTCAATCTTCGGTGTATGGCGGCCAGGGCAACGACTTTATTACTGCCGAAAATGCCGCTGGTGGTGCCGACGCCTCAGGAGAACTTATTTTGTCTGGGGACAAGGGCAATGACACTATCATTGCCGCCTACGTTAATGATACCGTAAGGGGAGGCGACGGCAACGATGTTCTATCGGGTGTAGCGGGGACTGCGGGAAGCGGGGAGGACACACCCTTAGAGCAAGGAACCGCCTTAGAGGGCGGCAACGGTAACGATATTATAGTCGGTGTCGGCTTTCAGAAGCTAATTGGTGGCGCAGGCAATGACAGCCTGTTCTCAACAGATGGCACAGACTTCTTTGAAGCTGGAGATGGTAATGATACTTTAGACGCAAGACAGGCTGAATCCTCATCTGGCCTAGTTTGGGCTGGCGGTAATGGGGATGACCAGCTCCTCGGTAGTGCGAATGTAGAGATTCTCAATGGTGGTGCAGGCAATGACACCCTGTACGGCAGCGTGGGTGCAGACATAATGACTGGAGGTGATGGTCAAGATCGCTTTAGCTACTTTCAACCAGGGGAGTTTGGTGACCGCATCGGTGATTTTGTCAGCGGCACTGACAAATTATTATTCCGGGGTGCTGGTATTGGAAACTTGCCAAGAGCATCCGGTTTAAATGACGCTCAGCTCGTGGTCGTGTCAACTTACAACGGCACAACCGGCGCTGCCGGGACTGCGCCTCTGTTCGCGTTTGAAACCACCACCAGGAACTTAATTTTTGATGTCAATGGTAGTACCGCCGGCGGCACATCTGTTGTCGCAACAATTTTCGGTGGCACCGTCACAGAGAATGACATTCAGATCATCTAA
- a CDS encoding calcium-binding protein, producing MRILFTIAHFFNPAGGGSHGSQKKDPQPRIQALSAGITALHQLFGKSQSIIDIAQLLALPANQSQSHDIDIIVCTTQDCHILSQVPLRSHLYTHHGTSAEPMLLGFECQAVLRDSLGKYDYYCFLEDDLILHDPWFFVKLQWFSKISGELNLLQPNRYEVSLYGKVHKAYIDGDIRPRATAKFQNVGEQAELKGKIMETPVLFRRALNPHSGCYFLNAGQMAYWAKQPYFLDRDTSFVGPLESAATLGIMKTFRIYKPAPPQAGFLEIQHYGTAFLGLIGGQVRFPATEETSQGAG from the coding sequence ATGCGTATTCTGTTCACAATTGCCCATTTTTTCAATCCCGCTGGTGGTGGTTCTCACGGTTCTCAAAAAAAAGACCCGCAACCCCGTATCCAAGCTTTGAGTGCCGGCATTACTGCCTTGCACCAGTTATTTGGCAAGTCTCAGAGCATTATTGACATTGCCCAGCTTTTAGCATTGCCTGCCAATCAATCGCAATCTCACGATATTGATATTATCGTCTGTACAACTCAAGACTGTCATATTTTGTCCCAGGTTCCCTTGCGGTCTCACTTATACACTCATCATGGCACGAGTGCGGAGCCAATGCTGTTAGGCTTTGAGTGCCAAGCTGTACTGCGGGATAGTTTGGGTAAATATGACTACTACTGTTTTTTGGAAGACGACTTAATTCTGCATGACCCTTGGTTTTTCGTGAAATTACAGTGGTTTAGCAAGATATCGGGGGAGTTGAACCTGCTCCAGCCTAATCGCTATGAGGTATCGCTTTACGGCAAAGTTCACAAAGCTTATATTGATGGCGACATACGACCTCGTGCAACTGCCAAATTCCAGAATGTGGGGGAACAGGCGGAATTGAAGGGCAAGATTATGGAAACGCCGGTGCTGTTCCGCCGTGCGCTAAATCCTCATTCGGGTTGCTATTTTCTGAATGCCGGCCAAATGGCTTACTGGGCAAAGCAGCCTTATTTTTTAGACCGGGATACTAGCTTTGTTGGCCCCCTGGAAAGTGCAGCAACTCTAGGAATCATGAAGACTTTCAGGATTTATAAGCCGGCTCCACCTCAAGCAGGGTTTTTAGAAATTCAGCACTACGGCACGGCTTTTCTTGGTTTGATTGGGGGGCAAGTGCGCTTTCCGGCTACAGAAGAGACTTCCCAAGGGGCCGGCTGA
- a CDS encoding peptidylprolyl isomerase has protein sequence MAELFQVGNTVIQAHEIPSLLNRYQLMPQLLRGIIIDQAITGITCTDEERQAIIQQFYQQHQLSSAQARDAWLQNQGMTQAQMEEFVVRPLLLEKFKTATWGAKVESYFLTRKGSLDQVVYSLIRTQDPGMAQEIYFRISEGEQSFTELAKEYSLGPEARTGGLLGPVPLSQPHPAISKLLSVSKPGQLWPPRVLAEWFVIIRLEKFLPARLDDSMRRHLIDEMFDNWIKEQIQQVRPLQSLLSATPTSA, from the coding sequence ATGGCAGAACTTTTCCAAGTAGGCAACACAGTCATCCAAGCGCATGAAATTCCCTCGCTCTTAAATCGCTATCAGTTAATGCCCCAACTTTTGCGAGGCATTATCATTGACCAAGCGATCACCGGCATCACTTGCACTGACGAAGAGCGTCAAGCAATCATCCAACAGTTTTACCAGCAGCACCAGCTGAGTTCGGCCCAAGCACGGGACGCTTGGCTGCAAAATCAGGGGATGACCCAAGCGCAGATGGAAGAGTTCGTAGTTCGCCCCCTACTCTTAGAAAAATTTAAAACAGCTACCTGGGGAGCCAAAGTAGAATCCTATTTTCTCACCCGCAAGGGCAGCTTAGATCAAGTCGTTTATTCCTTAATCCGCACCCAAGATCCGGGAATGGCTCAAGAAATTTATTTTCGCATCTCAGAAGGCGAACAGTCTTTTACGGAGCTTGCCAAAGAATACTCTCTAGGCCCAGAAGCCCGCACAGGTGGTTTATTAGGGCCGGTTCCTCTTTCTCAGCCTCACCCAGCCATCAGTAAACTTCTGTCTGTCAGTAAACCCGGTCAACTCTGGCCCCCACGTGTTCTGGCCGAATGGTTTGTAATTATTCGATTGGAAAAATTTCTACCGGCTCGCCTAGATGACTCGATGCGCCGTCACCTCATTGATGAAATGTTTGATAACTGGATCAAAGAGCAAATCCAGCAAGTCAGACCCTTGCAATCTCTTTTGTCAGCAACTCCAACTTCGGCGTGA